GAAGACAGTGACCACTCGCTATGACACAGAGAGCCGCCAGTGGCAGGATGTTGACTCCCTGCCCCTTATTGACAACTATTGCATCTTCCAGATGGCTGTGGCCTCCACTAACTTCTACCACACGGCGTCCTGCTGCCCTAAGAGCTACACAGTGCGGGACGAGGTCGCCAGACAGAAGATCAGCGTACGCATCTCCGATGAGATCCTGGAGAGCCTTCCACCAGAAGTTACCAGCATTGAGGGCGCCGCTATCTGCCACTTTGATGAGGATGTCTTCATCATCGGAGGCTGGAAGAACAGTGACGACGTAGACAAGCAGTACCGCAAGGAGGCGTACCGCTACTGTGCCGAGAGGAAGCGCTGGATGCTGCTGCCTCCCATGCCTCAGCCTCGCTGCCGAGCCACCGCCTGCCATGTCCGCATCCCCTACCGTTTCCTCTACGGCTGCCAGCGCTACCCCATGCCCCAGAACCTGGCCCGCCAGCGAGATCGCATGCAGCAAATGCAGCAGCTTCACCGGCGCACACTCACCCTGCGCCGACAGCTCCAGTCACAGATAGAGTGCTGAGCAAGAGCATGTCTGCTCCCCTCTGAGAACTTCACGGCTCTGTCCGAAGATATACTGCGAGCCACCATTCCACCGCAGCCATCATCATCAATCCCCCCCCACCGCCCCCCCACTCATACATAACATGCTACAGCGGGTCATGCGTCGCTCTCATACTAGATTTCGTTAAAAAGAAATCTGTGCCGTCGGCTCTCATGCTGTGTTGTGTTAATGGCTGATTTGTCGAAAGCCATGAAACGTGTGGGCTGGTGTGCACTGACCAGCTGATGGTCTGTGCGAAGGGATACGGCGAATGTAAACATGTGAATAAGAGTGTTATATAGCGGCCAACAACTGAATTTCCTTTAGTCAAGTATGTTGGTATAGatgctgtttatctgtttgtacATGAAGAGTAAAAAGCTGTATATGTATACATTGATATGGATATTTTACATTCCTTTATTGTATCCCTGTACTGGGAAGTCTATGTGACATTAGTAATAACTGCATTCCTATTTCCAATCCAACTCGCTAAATGAAGATTCATTCCATTTGTAACACTGTGACAATCTCTTCATGCAAGGATAACATCGGTCCAAAAGTTTCTCTTTATATTATAGTTGCTGTACTAGAATGGCTCTGCTTGTTACTCTGTAGCCTCTACAACAAAATATGAATGGATTCTGAAAGGCTGTTAATCTTAAAATCCTGTAGACTAGTTTGCTTTTAGATTGCAGttcccccacccctcctccccaaCAGTTGTACAGAGTACATCAGTCTTTTGTGCTGCTTATATAACACATCTCCAAATTTCTGAAGAAGTGAAATAATGAAGGAACTGTAATGTCTAAACGATTCATAAAAGATGTGATGAAATCATTCCTTTTGAGTTATCTTAACGTTCAAGCATTCTGTTCGGCCACTGCATTAAGTACCAATCATTGGCAATGGCTCGTTCATTcctttcttttgcactttggcAGTCGATTGCTCGGTGTATTCCCATTCATTCAAGAACGATACATAGaaaatgtgtacatgtgtgcgtGCAGGAGTGTGTATGATTTGTGTTTGCGGAAGGTACAGTTGTCTATCTGCAAagaatggtaaaaaaaaaaaaaaaaagcttctctAGAGCTGCACTTTTTGACATCTAATTGTAAAGTCTTACAGAAGCATAAGGATTTAAGTTGCCACTGCACTTTGACGTTGCTTATGTCATTAATTTCATATCAGACAAGGTGATTGTATTTTGGAAAAGAATTGTTTTATCCAGCTTACATCCAATAGGGTTTGATCtttgatatataaaaaaaaggaaaaacatgttattatttgcagttttgtttcCCATATTAAATGTCTTGTAACAGCTTGTGTTATTGTACTTCACTTCCAGCTGGGTGTATATTAGAGATCTGCTATGTTGTCCTGTGGTCTCCTTTCGCCCTccaaaaatacttaaatataaaatgaaaagaaatcagACCTATAGGCAAAAAATGTTATATGAATGTGTTGTGACTGACATTCAAAAAATTCCCAATGTCAATGCAGTGCCTGTTACAGAGTGCAGAAATTATAACCATTTTCACTTTATGACCAACCTAAATAGCACTGCAAGTGGAATAAGCTATGTAATTTGCTTTGCATGTGATAGTCTGACATTGTGCTCTTATATTGGATGTAAGAAATGCTAATGTCATCACTTGCAATTAAAGTTGTTTTGTAAGACTGACGGTGGAACGTatagtgttttattattattatcatgctTTGTTGGATTTTACAGGTTGAAGGAGCTGTTTTATATAACTTGCATATACAAAAGTACAGATAACAGTTTACAGTTGtagctgtatgtgtgaaacATGATCCTATGCTGTCATACTTCTAACAATAGTGTCTGTGACCACACtctaaatgtcattttcaggtTTAAAGGATTTTTCCAGTTTAATTCTGATGTAAACATGGTCTTGAGCACTGTCTCCCTTTTGTATTTGCAATATGGCATGGTTTGTTCCCCCCAGTATTATTTAATGGACCGGGGTCCCGCAGAGAAACCCTGGGTCAAAGACGGGGTGGGAACCTTGAATCGGTGCCTTTGCTTTGAAAGGGAAGAGTACACACCGTCCCATCTCAAGTTATGCAAGTAGTGATGCTGCCTTCACGTGTTTACTGCGGGCTCGTAATTGTAAAAACATCAGACAAAGACATGTATCGTGCGCTTTATACCAGAGAATACATGACTGACAGCTACgtattttcacatttctcatACATTTTTGAGGCGGCTTTCACCAATTATGTAGGGTAAACTTCAAATCCCGGTCACTGGGATTTCACTAACAAGTGTTTCCCTCACTGTTTTGTTGTTCAACCGCTGGTTCTTGAAATCCCCACAGTTGCGAAAACGGGAAGGGGACAACAGAACCGTTCAATGATTCTGTCGTCCTCATAGCAACAAACCAACGGAGACTGACCACCGATGACACACATATTGTCAAGATAACCTTTACGGATCGTCAGCATATTTCAAGAAAATGGTAACCGTATTCAGcaggttttttggggggaagcCACACAGCTACATGGATGCAACCTACACTAATGAACTTGCCTACTAGCTTAGCCAAGCGCAGCTAGCTAACCAATGCTGACTAGTGTAgtgtggctaacgttagctgacgTTTCACAGATTCCTCTTTGTTTGCTATAACGCTACCGTCTTAGtaaattacagtaagttacagGGAAGTGCGTATTATTGTGTCAGCGTCTTTGCATTGGCTAATATTGTGAAGGCATGTGCAGCTAAACGGTGTGTTAATTAGCACCTGACCGGTTAGCTAACTAAGTTATCTTTCCATTCAGCTGCTGGACTCGTGTTTGATGTTTAAACAGACAATGAAGGTTTGCAGACCTCCAACGTGacactgtctgtctttctaCCTCCTggatacacactcacatacattttttttctttgcttagATTCCAGAGTTGTCCAACCCCTCGGTGTGTATGAGGGACCCTCAGAGGGTGCAGGAGATCCTTCAGTCCATGCAGAAGGCAGGCTCCAACACGTTACAGGTACACTTCATATCCAGTGTgtgttagagctgcaacgattcatcgattagttgtcagctattaaattaatcgccaactattttgataatcgattaattgtttggagtcattttttctctgattccagcttctcaaatgtgaaatatttagtttcttcagtcctctatgacagaaaactgaatatctttgggttgtggattgttatggacaaaacaagacatttgagatTGCATCTTGGCCTTTGGCAACAGTCATCGGCATGTTTCACCTCTTTCTGGCATTTTATGGAcgaaacaactaattgattaatcgagaaaataatcgttagttgcagccgtggtgtatttattttcttgtctctttttttttttaacccaggTCATCTCAGATTTTGACATGACCCTAACAAGATTTGCATATAATGGGAAAAGATGCCCCACATGTCATAGTAAGTCCACCAGAAGTTTTGTTTGAGGTTGTCAAACACATAAAAGTTGGTTTTGGCAAAATGTTTATGAATGACTGTGtcattgtgtcattttgtgtgtgtttctatttgCAGATATTCTTGACAATAGCAAACTTATCTCTGATGAATGCAGAGAAAAGGTAGGAATGAGGCTTTTGTTGCAAAAgcagattttttatttctgcCAGTACCATCAAGTTAACTTGCACCAGATGTAATGGCGTCAGTATTTTGATGCTGTTGCACAGagtgaaaacagcttttaagTATCTCCTCAGGAATTTGGTTGTCTTAATGTGTTATTGAGCTGTCCTTCTATAGTAATATTTAACAATGTTTGACAGAAGGTAATGAAACTGTAACTAACTGCTTAATACATAAACCATCTAGCTCATGGAAGagtgcatttttaaatatagtTACCGTACATTGCACTAGGTCATGATTTAGTGGGGGAAAAAACCACATAATTCAGTCTATAATTCAGGAAATGTAAGGGTGATTtcgtgttttatttttatccacaTGTAAATTGAAACATCTCAAacataatgcatttttaaacTTGATAGATCTTACTAGTGAATTACACATTTATATGCCTTTTTGCAGTCTAGAGgtctttatttttcaaattataAGTGGTAGACCACTTACATATTTGTTACTTAATTttgtaataaatcatttatttattcattaattctGCCCTCTAGTGGGTGATAACAGGAATGGAAGCATgcagaaaaagtgaaatatgaTCTGTGATTTGAATCCACTTGGATGTAATGCTACAACGTGAAGGGTGGTCTTGCTATTAAATCTTTTTCCTCAGTGCATTTTTGTATTTGCAATATGGCATATTTTTCAGTAGGATCTGATATTACTTAAACTAATATTTTTAAGAGATTGTCTGGactttgttattattgtaaccatagACAAAATGAAATAGACTGAGGAGAAGTAAATTGTCCTAAAATGCATCCTGTCTACTGTCTTGTCTCCCTCAGCTGAAGGATCTGCTCAACACATACTACCCCATAGAGATTGACTCTTCACGGTCAGTAGATGAGAAGCTGCCCCTTATGGTGGAGTGGTACGTATTTAGTACAGATACTTTACCTTCTGAGTTCAAAAAAATTTTCCTGATGCTGATCTGGGAGCTTGTGATTTTGCTTTGGGGTCACTAGTTTGAAGCAAATTTATAAACGTCTCTGAACTTCcaagtatttttaatgtgttaatgacACTGTTCTGCGTCTGTATCTCGCAGGTGGACTAAAGCTCATGAACTACTGGTACAGCAGCGGATCAGGAAAGATCTGCTGGCCACGGTGGTGCGGGAGTCTGATGCAATGCTGAGGTAAGAAAACCTGCTTCCTCTGAGAGTCAGAAAATTATATTTGTAGTTAAAATGCTGATAATATGAGTGGGTTTATTCTAATAATGTCTCAACAGGGAGGGCTACCAGCTGTTCTTCGACCACCTGTATGAGCATAGCATCC
The genomic region above belongs to Thunnus albacares chromosome 17, fThuAlb1.1, whole genome shotgun sequence and contains:
- the LOC122967017 gene encoding cytosolic 5'-nucleotidase 3-like, which translates into the protein MIPELSNPSVCMRDPQRVQEILQSMQKAGSNTLQVISDFDMTLTRFAYNGKRCPTCHNILDNSKLISDECREKLKDLLNTYYPIEIDSSRSVDEKLPLMVEWWTKAHELLVQQRIRKDLLATVVRESDAMLREGYQLFFDHLYEHSIPLLIFSAGIGDILEEVIRQAGVFHPNVKVFSNYMDFDESGVLKAFKGELIHIYNKREGALLNTGHFQELRTRPNVLLLGDSLGDLTMADGVQDIENILKIGFLNDKVEERKQSYLDSYDIVLVKDETLEVSNAILLYLTGNK